One Deinococcus grandis DNA window includes the following coding sequences:
- a CDS encoding RNA polymerase sigma factor, which produces MNDPHDTLSDLHLARLAARDERAFETLVRTHAPMVHRLAASLVGPGAADDIVQEVFIAAHRALKGFRGEASLSTWLHRITLNACHKALGARQAVSLEDTPEPHAPHDPARAGEQAQVRERLARALAQLPPDQREAVALRELSGLDYAEIAALTGAELGTVKSRINRGRAALRALLTRAGVTP; this is translated from the coding sequence TTGAATGACCCGCACGACACCCTGTCCGACCTGCACCTCGCGCGCCTGGCCGCGCGGGACGAGCGGGCCTTCGAGACGCTCGTGAGAACGCACGCGCCGATGGTTCACCGCCTCGCCGCCAGCCTCGTGGGGCCGGGTGCGGCGGACGACATCGTGCAGGAGGTGTTCATCGCCGCGCACAGGGCCCTGAAGGGGTTCCGGGGCGAGGCGAGCCTGAGCACCTGGCTGCACCGCATCACCCTGAACGCCTGCCACAAGGCGCTGGGCGCGCGGCAGGCGGTGTCGCTGGAGGACACCCCGGAACCCCACGCGCCGCACGACCCGGCCCGCGCGGGCGAGCAGGCTCAGGTCCGCGAGCGGCTGGCCCGCGCGCTGGCGCAGCTGCCGCCCGATCAGCGCGAGGCGGTCGCCCTGCGCGAACTGTCGGGCCTGGACTACGCCGAGATCGCCGCGCTGACCGGCGCGGAACTCGGCACCGTGAAGAGCCGCATCAACCGGGGCCGCGCGGCCCTGCGCGCCCTGCTCACCCGCGCCGGAGTGACCCCATGA
- a CDS encoding adenosylcobinamide-GDP ribazoletransferase codes for MRDQLRAAHLALTFLTTLPLPHIREVRDGDFAQASAYYPLAGYAVGGAVAGLLWLPVPLPGGVIAALSVGAWLLLTGMLHFDGLVDSADALFAMKTPAERLVILRDVHVGAFGLATGGLSLLLLWSLLSAPIPPLAPLVAAVAARTLLLIPMNTYPAARAESLGARSREGRLWAALLLAAPTLLVPGAWAAWLAALVGALLVAAFAARRLGGGLNGDTYGLIVVTAELLALGAFAWGR; via the coding sequence ATGCGCGATCAGCTGCGCGCGGCGCATCTGGCGCTGACGTTCCTGACAACCCTGCCCCTGCCGCATATCAGGGAGGTGCGCGACGGGGACTTCGCGCAGGCCAGTGCGTACTACCCGCTGGCCGGGTACGCCGTGGGCGGCGCGGTGGCGGGGCTGCTGTGGCTGCCCGTCCCGCTGCCCGGCGGGGTGATCGCCGCGCTGAGCGTGGGCGCGTGGCTGCTCCTGACCGGCATGCTGCACTTCGACGGGCTGGTGGACAGCGCCGACGCCCTGTTCGCCATGAAGACGCCCGCCGAGCGGCTGGTGATCCTGCGCGACGTGCACGTGGGCGCGTTCGGACTGGCGACCGGGGGCCTGTCCCTGCTGCTGCTCTGGAGTCTTCTGTCCGCGCCGATTCCGCCGCTGGCGCCGCTGGTGGCGGCGGTGGCGGCGCGGACGCTGCTGCTGATTCCCATGAACACCTACCCGGCGGCGCGCGCCGAGAGCCTGGGCGCCCGCTCGCGCGAGGGTCGCCTCTGGGCCGCCCTGCTGCTGGCCGCGCCGACCCTACTGGTGCCCGGCGCGTGGGCGGCGTGGCTGGCAGCGCTGGTGGGCGCGCTGCTGGTCGCGGCGTTCGCGGCGCGGCGGCTGGGCGGCGGCCTGAACGGCGACACGTACGGATTGATCGTGGTGACGGCGGAATTGCTCGCGCTGGGCGCGTTCGCCTGGGGCCGCTGA
- a CDS encoding metal-dependent transcriptional regulator, protein MTGRSLSRSAEDYLKHLYTLGQAGKVNTQALAAALEVAPASVTGMLRKLTEQGLVSHAPYQGAQLTAEGERVALEVLRHHRLLELFLHRALGVPLDEVHEEAERLEHALSERLEARIAAWLGDPTHDPHGDPIPTLDGELPHQPQRRLSQLAPGDTATVARVPDGDADQLRAMMAAGLTPGAPLRLDAVDAALGTLTVWATDHTLTLSLGVAAQIHVQTT, encoded by the coding sequence ATGACCGGCCGTTCCCTGTCCCGCTCGGCGGAGGATTACCTGAAGCACCTGTACACGCTGGGGCAGGCGGGCAAGGTGAACACCCAGGCGCTCGCGGCGGCGCTGGAGGTCGCCCCGGCCAGCGTGACCGGGATGCTGCGCAAGCTGACCGAGCAGGGCCTCGTGTCGCACGCGCCGTACCAGGGCGCGCAGCTGACCGCCGAGGGTGAGCGGGTCGCGCTGGAGGTCCTGCGGCACCACCGGCTGCTGGAACTGTTCCTGCACCGCGCGCTGGGCGTCCCGCTGGACGAGGTGCACGAGGAGGCCGAACGCCTGGAACACGCCCTGAGCGAACGGCTGGAGGCCCGCATCGCGGCGTGGCTGGGCGACCCCACGCACGACCCGCACGGCGACCCGATCCCCACCCTGGACGGCGAACTGCCGCACCAGCCTCAGCGGCGCCTGTCGCAGCTGGCGCCCGGGGACACCGCGACCGTGGCGCGCGTCCCGGACGGCGACGCCGACCAGCTGCGGGCCATGATGGCCGCCGGGCTCACGCCGGGCGCGCCACTGCGGCTGGACGCCGTGGACGCCGCGCTGGGCACCCTGACCGTCTGGGCGACCGACCACACCCTGACCCTCTCGCTGGGCGTCGCCGCGCAGATCCACGTGCAGACGACCTGA